Proteins from one Triticum aestivum cultivar Chinese Spring chromosome 7A, IWGSC CS RefSeq v2.1, whole genome shotgun sequence genomic window:
- the LOC123147362 gene encoding DNA-directed RNA polymerase II subunit RPB1 isoform X1 has translation MDARFPYSPAEVAKVQLVQFGILSPDEIRQMSVVVIEHAETMERGKAKPGGLSDPRLGTIDRKIKCDTCMAGMAECPGHFGHLELAKPMFHIGFIKTVLSIMRCVCFNCSKILADEDDTKFKQALKIRNPKNRLRRIYDACKSKKICAGGDELEVQDQQDADEPVKKRGGCGAQQPNITVDGMKMVAEFKATKKKSDDQDQLPEPVERKQILSAERVLNVLKRISDEDCLLLGLNPKFARPDWMILQVLPIPPPPVRPSVMMDTSSRSEDDLTHQLAMIIRHNENLRRQERNGAPAHIITEFAQLLQFHIATYFDNDLPGQPRATQRSGRPIKSICSRLKAKEGRIRGNLMGKRVDFSARTVITPDPNINIDQLGVPWSIALNLTYPETVTPYNIERLKELVEYGPHPPPGKTGAKYIIREDGQRLDLRYVKKSSDQHLELGYKVERHLNDGDFVLFNRQPSLHKMSIMGHRIKIMPYSTFRLNLSVTSPYNADFDGDEMNMHVPQSFETRAEVLELMMVPKCIVSPQANRPVMGIVQDTLLGCRKITKRDTLIEKDVFMNILMWWEDFDGKVPAPAILRPRPIWTGKQVFNLIIPKLINLIRFSAWHAETESGFITPGDTMVRIEKGELLSGTLCKKTLGTSTGSLIHVIWEEVGPDAARKFLGHTQWLVNYWLLQNGFSIGIGDTIADAATMEKINETIGTAKNEVKELIKQAQEKNLEPEPGRTMMESFENRVNQVLNKARDDAGSSAQKSLSESNNLKAMVTAGSKGSFINISQMTACVGQQNVEGKRIPFGFVDRTLPHFTKDDYGPESRGFVENSYLRGLTPQEFFFHAMGGREGLIDTAVKTSETGYIQRRLVKAMEDIMVKYDGTVRNSLGDVIQFLYGEDGMDAVWIESQKLDSLKMKKAEFDNVFRYELDDENWRPTYMLPDHVDDLKTIREFRNVFEAEVQKLEADRLQLGTEITTTGDNTWPMPVNLKRLIWNAQKTFKIDLRRPSDMHPMEIVEAIDKLQERLKVVPGDDAMSIEAQKNATLFFNILLRSTFASKRVLKEYRLTKESFEWVIGEIESRFLQSLVAPGEMIGCVAAQSIGEPATQMTLNTFHYAGVSAKNVTLGVPRLREIINVAKKIKTPSLSVFLKPEVSKKKELAKNVQCALEYTTLRSVTHATEIWYDPDPLGTIIEEDVEFVRSYYEMPDEDIDPDKISPWLLRIELNREMMVDKKLSMADIAEKINHEFDDDLSCIFNDDNADKLILRVRITNDEAPKGEIQDESAEDDVFLKKIEGNMLTEMALRGIPDINKVFIKYGKVNKFDESEGFKPDNEWMLDTEGVNLLAVMCHEDVDSTRTTSNHLIEVIEVLGIEAVRRSLLDELRVVISFDGSYVNYRHLAILCDTMTYRGHLMAITRHGINRNDTGPLMRCSFEETVDILLDAAVYAESDYLRGVTENIMLGQLAPIGTGGCGLYLNDQMLQQAIELQLPSYVEGLDYGMTPARSPMSATPYRDGGMMSPMLSPNFRASPITDAQFSPYVGGMAFSPVPSNYSPSSGGGYSPSSPVFSPGPGHGYSPTSPSYSPASPSYSPTSPSYTPGSPSYSPTSPSYSPTSPSYSPTSPSYSPTSPSYSPTSPSYSPTSPSYSPTSPSYSPTSPVYSPTSPAYSPTSPAYSPTSPSYSPTSPSYSPTSPSYSPTSPSYSPTSPSYSPTSPSYSPTSPSYSPTSPSYSPTSPAYSPTSPGYSPTSPSYSPTSPNYSPTSPSYNPSSAKYSPSHAYSPSSPRMMSPYSQTSPNYSPTSPTYSPTSPSYAQPSPSYSPTSPHTTSGGPSPDYSPTSPNYSPSASYSPTAPGYSPSSTGPQTTDKDDETVD, from the exons ATGGACGCGAGGTTCCCGTACTCGCCGGCTGAGGTGGCCAAGGTGCAGCTCGTGCAGTTCGGCATCCTCAGCCCGGATGAAATC AGACAAATGTCAGTGGTGGTGATAGAGCATGCAGAGACTATGGAGAGGGGGAAGGCAAAGCCTGGGGGTTTGAGTGACCCTCGTTTGGGCACTATTGACCGAAAGATCAAGTGTGATACATGTATGGCTGGGATGGCTGAGTGCCCGGGTCACTTTGGCCACCTTGAGCTTGCAAAGCCAATGTTCCACATCGGCTTCATCAAGACTGTACTCTCCATAATGCGCTGTGTGTGCTTCAACTGTTCCAAGATCCTGGCGGATGAG GACGATACCAAGTTCAAGCAGGCTCTGAAAATCAGGAACCCAAAAAATAGATTAAGAAGAATATATGATGCTTGCAAGAGCAAAAAGATTTGTGCTGGGGGTGATGAACTTGAGGTTCAAGATCAGCAGGATGCTGACGAGCCAGTGAAGAAAAGAGGTGGTTGTGGTGCTCAGCAGCCAAATATCACAGTTGATGGTATGAAGATGGTTGCTGAATTTAAAGCAACAAAGAAGAAAAGTGATGATCAAGATCAACTCCCTGAACCAGTGGAGCGAAAGCAAATTCTCTCTGCCGAGAGG GTCCTTAATGTTCTCAAGCGTATAAGTGATGAGGACTGTCTTTTGTTGGGCCTGAACCCTAAGTTTGCTCGTCCTGATTGGATGATACTGCAAGTCCTTCCAATTCCTCCACCGCCTGTCAGACCATCTGTTATGATGGATACTTCCTCCAGAAGTGAG GATGATTTGACTCATCAATTAGCGATGATAATTCGACATAATGAGAATTTGAGGAGGCAAGAGAGAAATGGAGCCCCAGCTCACATTATAACTGAGTTTGCTCAGTTGTTGCAGTTTCACATTGCAACGTACTTCGATAATGATCTTCCTGGACAACCAAGG GCCACTCAGCGTTCTGGAAGGCCTATTAAGTCAATATGCAGCAGGCTGAAAGCAAAAGAAGGCCGGATTAGAGGAAACTTAATGGGGAAGCGTGTTGATTTCTCAGCTCGTACTGTCATCACACCCGATCCGAATATCAACATTGATCAATTGGGGGTGCCATGGAGTATTGCTTTGAATCTGACATACCCAGAAACTGTCACTCCATATAACATCGAGAG GTTGAAAGAGCTAGTAGAATATGGGCCTCACCCACCCCCAGGTAAGACAGGTGCAAAGTACATCATCAGGGAAGATGGTCAGAGGCTGGATCTTCGCTATGTGAAGAAAAGTAGTGATCAGCATTTGGAGCTGGGTTACAAG GTGGAAAGACACCTCAATGATGGAGATTTTGTTCTTTTCAACCGGCAACCAAGTCTTCATAAAATGTCTATCATGGGGCATCGTATTAAAATTATGCCGTACTCAACTTTCCGCCTGAACCTGTCTGTCACATCACCATACAATGCAGATTTTGATGGGGatgaaatgaatatgcatgttccTCAGTCATTTGAGACAAGAGCTGAAGTTTTAGAGTTGATGATGGTGCCAAAATGTATTGTCTCGCCTCAAGCGAATAGACCTGTTATGGGTATTGTCCAGGACACACTTCTTGGGTGTCGAAAAATAACCAAAAGGGACACTCTTATTGAAAAG GATGTATTTATGAACATACTAATGTGGTGGGAAGATTTTGATGGGAAGGTCCCTGCACCTGCCATTTTGAGACCAAGACCGATTTGGACTGGCAAACAAGTTTTCAACTTGATTATTCCCAAGCTAATCAATTTAATAAGATTTTCAGCCTGGCATGCTGAAACAGAAAGTGGATTTATTACTCCAGGAGATACTATGGTCCGGATAGAGAAGGGAGAGCTTCTGTCTGGTACACTTTGCAAAAAAACACTTGGGACGTCAACTGGAAGTCTTATTCATGTTATTTG GGAAGAGGTAGGGCCAGATGCTGCACGGAAGTTCTTGGGTCATACACAGTGGCTGGTCAACTACTGGCTTCTGCAAAACGGTTTCAGTATTGGTATTGGAGATACAATTGCAGATGCTGCTACTATGGAGAAGATTAACGAGACAATTGGAACAGCTAAGAATGAGGTGAAGGAGCTTATTaagcaagcacaagagaagaactTGGAACCTGAGCCAGGACGCACCATGATGGAATCATTCGAAAACCGAGTAAATCAG GTTCTTAACAAGGCTCGTGATGATGCTGGGAGTAGTGCTCAGAAGAGTTTGTCTGAGAGCAACAATTTGAAAGCTATGGTCACTGCAGGCTCAAAAGGCAGTTTCATTAATATTTCGCAAATGACTGCTTGTGTCGGACAGCAGAATGTTGAGGGCAAGCGGATTCCATTTGGTTTTGTTGATCGTACATTGCCCCACTTCACGAAAGATGACTACGGCCCAGAAAGTCGTGGGTTTGTTGAGAACTCTTACCTTCGAGGTCTGACACCACAAGAATTTTTCTTCCATGCTATGGGTGGTAGAGAAGGTTTGATTGATACTGCTGTGAAAACCTCCGAGACGGGATATATTCAGCGGAGGCTCGTGAAGGCTATGGAGGACATTATGGTGAAATATGATGGTACTGTGCGAAATTCGCTGGGTGATGTTATTCAATTCTTGTATGGAGAAGATGGCATGGATGCTGTTTGGATTGAATCACAGAAATTGGACTCCCTGAAGATGAAAAAGGCTGAGTTTGATAATGTATTTCGTTATGAACTCGATGATGAGAACTGGAGGCCTACTTACATGTTGCCTGACCATGTTGATGATTTGAAGACCATTCGTGAATTCAGAAATGTGTTTGAGGCAGAGGTTCAGAAATTAGAAGCTGACAGATTACAGCTTGGGACTGAAATTACTACAACTGGCGACAATACATGGCCTATGCCTGTCAACCTGAAGCGGCTTATCTGGAATGCTCAGAAGACTTTCAAGATTGATTTAAGAAGACCTTCTGACATGCACCCGATGGAAATTGTGGAAGCAATAGATAAGCTGCAAGAAAGACTTAAGGTTGTCCCTGGTGACGATGCCATGAGCATCGAGGCTCAGAAGAACGCTACTTTGTTCTTCAATATCCTGCTTCGCAGCACATTTGCTAGCAAGAGGGTCTTGAAAGAATACAGGCTTACAAAGGAATCCTTCGAATGGGTCATTGGTGAGATTGAATCGAGATTCCTCCAGTCTTTGGTAGCTCCTGGTGAAATGATTGGATGTGTGGCTGCACAGTCCATTGGAGAACCGGCAACTCAGATGACACTGAATACTTTCCATTATGCTGGTGTTAGTGCTAAGAATGTTACCCTTGGAGTTCCCAGGTTAAGAGAGATCATTAATGTCGCCAAGAAGATAAAGACTCCATCTCTGTCTGTTTTCCTAAAGCCTGAGGTAAGCAAGAAAAAAGAATTGGCTAAGAATGTGCAGTGTGCCTTGGAGTACACTACACTGCGTAGTGTGACCCATGCCACTGAGATATGGTATGATCCTGATCCTCTAGGAACCATTATCGAAGAGGATGTGGAATTTGTCAGGTCATATTATGAAATGCCTGATGAGGATATTGACCCGGATAAGATCTCTCCTTGGCTGCTGCGTATTGAGCTGAACCGTGAGATGATGGTTGATAAGAAATTGAGCATGGCTGATATTGCAGAGAAGATCAATCATGAATTTGACGATGACTTGTCATGCATATTCAATGATGATAATGCAGATAAGCTCATCCTTCGTGTCCGCATTACAAATGACGAAGCTCCAAAAGGAGAAATACAGGATGAATCTGCTGAGGATGACGTCTTCCTCAAGAAGATTGAGGGTAATATGTTGACTGAGATGGCCCTTCGAGGCATTCCAGATATTAACAAGGTCTTCATCAAATACGGGAAGGTCaataaatttgatgaaagtgagggTTTCAAACCAGATAACGAGTGGATGCTTGATACAGAAGGTGTAAACCTCTTGGCCGTGATGTGTCATGAGGATGTTGATTCTACAAGGACAACAAGTAACCATTTGATTGAAGTGATTGAGGTTCTTGGGATTGAGGCTGTCCGCAGGTCTCTCTTGGATGAGCTGAGGGTGGTTATATCTTTTGATGGGTCTTATGTGAACTACAGGCATCTGGCCATTCTCTGTGATACGATGACATACAGAGGTCACCTGATGGCTATTACTAGGCATGGTATAAATCGTAATGACACAGGGCCCCTCATGAGatgttcttttgaagaaacagtGGATATCTTGCTTGATGCTGCTGTATATGCGGAATCTGATTACCTGAGAGGTGTGACTGAGAACATTATGCTTGGCCAGCTTGCTCCTATTGGTACAGGAGGCTGTGGATTGTATCTGAATGACCAGATGCTGCAGCAGGCCATTGAGCTTCAACTCCCAAGCTATGTTGAAGGTCTGGACTATGGCATGACACCAGCGCGTTCACCCATGTCCGCGACACCGTACCGTGATGGAGGAATGATGTCACCAATGTTGAGTCCAAATTTCAGGGCTTCCCCAATTACGGATGCTCAGTTCTCACCATATGTTGGGGGCATGGCATTCTCACCCGTCCCGTCAAACTACAGCCCATCCTCTGGAGGTGGTTACAGTCCATCTTCTCCGGTGTTCAGCCCAGGGCCAGGACATGGTTACAGTCCCACTTCTCCATCATACAGCCCTGCATCGCCCAGCTACAGCCCCACCTCTCCATCATATACGCCTGGCTCTCCTTCCTACAGCCCGACCAGTCCATCATACTCTCCGACCAGTCCATCATACTCGCCAACATCCCCGAGCTACAGCCCCACATCTCCTAGCTACAGCCCCACATCTCCGAGCTACAGCCCAACATCACCAAGCTACAGCCCCACATCTCCGAGCTATAGTCCAACATCACCGGTTTATAGTCCGACCTCGCCAGCATACAGTCCGACATCTCCTGCATACAGCCCGACGTCGCCATCTTACAGCCCAACGTCGCCATCATACAGCCCCACTTCTCCCTCGTACAGCCCAACATCGCCCTCATACAGCCCGACATCACCCTCATACAGCCCCACGTCGCCCTCATACAGCCCGACATCCCCGTCATACAGCCCTACCTCGCCCTCATACAGCCCTACATCGCCTGCATACAGCCCTACATCGCCTGGTTACAGCCCGACGTCACCGAGCTACAGCCCTACTTCACCGAACTACAGCCCCACTTCACCGAGCTACAATCCTTCTTCGGCCAAGTACAGTCCTTCACATGCTTATTCTCCAAGCAGCCCAAGGATGATGAGCCCGTACAGTCAGACTTCTCCGAACTACAG CCCGACCTCACCGACCTACTCGCCCACCTCACCATCATATGCACAACCAAGCCCGTCATACAGCCCTACAAG CCCGCACACTACCTCTGGAGGACCTAGCCCAGATTACAGCCCGACATCTCCAAACTACAG CCCCAGCGCAAGCTACTCCCCGACTGCACCGGGCTACTCCCCGTCCTCCACCGGCCCGCAGACAACTGACAAGGACGATGAGACTGTTGACTAG
- the LOC123147362 gene encoding DNA-directed RNA polymerase II subunit RPB1 isoform X2, which yields MDARFPYSPAEVAKVQLVQFGILSPDEIRQMSVVVIEHAETMERGKAKPGGLSDPRLGTIDRKIKCDTCMAGMAECPGHFGHLELAKPMFHIGFIKTVLSIMRCVCFNCSKILADEDDTKFKQALKIRNPKNRLRRIYDACKSKKICAGGDELEVQDQQDADEPVKKRGGCGAQQPNITVDGMKMVAEFKATKKKSDDQDQLPEPVERKQILSAERVLNVLKRISDEDCLLLGLNPKFARPDWMILQVLPIPPPPVRPSVMMDTSSRSEDDLTHQLAMIIRHNENLRRQERNGAPAHIITEFAQLLQFHIATYFDNDLPGQPRATQRSGRPIKSICSRLKAKEGRIRGNLMGKRVDFSARTVITPDPNINIDQLGVPWSIALNLTYPETVTPYNIERLKELVEYGPHPPPGKTGAKYIIREDGQRLDLRYVKKSSDQHLELGYKVERHLNDGDFVLFNRQPSLHKMSIMGHRIKIMPYSTFRLNLSVTSPYNADFDGDEMNMHVPQSFETRAEVLELMMVPKCIVSPQANRPVMGIVQDTLLGCRKITKRDTLIEKDVFMNILMWWEDFDGKVPAPAILRPRPIWTGKQVFNLIIPKLINLIRFSAWHAETESGFITPGDTMVRIEKGELLSGTLCKKTLGTSTGSLIHVIWEEVGPDAARKFLGHTQWLVNYWLLQNGFSIGIGDTIADAATMEKINETIGTAKNEVKELIKQAQEKNLEPEPGRTMMESFENRVNQVLNKARDDAGSSAQKSLSESNNLKAMVTAGSKGSFINISQMTACVGQQNVEGKRIPFGFVDRTLPHFTKDDYGPESRGFVENSYLRGLTPQEFFFHAMGGREGLIDTAVKTSETGYIQRRLVKAMEDIMVKYDGTVRNSLGDVIQFLYGEDGMDAVWIESQKLDSLKMKKAEFDNVFRYELDDENWRPTYMLPDHVDDLKTIREFRNVFEAEVQKLEADRLQLGTEITTTGDNTWPMPVNLKRLIWNAQKTFKIDLRRPSDMHPMEIVEAIDKLQERLKVVPGDDAMSIEAQKNATLFFNILLRSTFASKRVLKEYRLTKESFEWVIGEIESRFLQSLVAPGEMIGCVAAQSIGEPATQMTLNTFHYAGVSAKNVTLGVPRLREIINVAKKIKTPSLSVFLKPEVSKKKELAKNVQCALEYTTLRSVTHATEIWYDPDPLGTIIEEDVEFVRSYYEMPDEDIDPDKISPWLLRIELNREMMVDKKLSMADIAEKINHEFDDDLSCIFNDDNADKLILRVRITNDEAPKGEIQDESAEDDVFLKKIEGNMLTEMALRGIPDINKVFIKYGKVNKFDESEGFKPDNEWMLDTEGVNLLAVMCHEDVDSTRTTSNHLIEVIEVLGIEAVRRSLLDELRVVISFDGSYVNYRHLAILCDTMTYRGHLMAITRHGINRNDTGPLMRCSFEETVDILLDAAVYAESDYLRGVTENIMLGQLAPIGTGGCGLYLNDQMLQQAIELQLPSYVEGLDYGMTPARSPMSATPYRDGGMMSPMLSPNFRASPITDAQFSPYVGGMAFSPVPSNYSPSSGGGYSPSSPVFSPGPGHGYSPTSPSYSPASPSYSPTSPSYTPGSPSYSPTSPSYSPTSPSYSPTSPSYSPTSPSYSPTSPSYSPTSPSYSPTSPSYSPTSPVYSPTSPAYSPTSPAYSPTSPSYSPTSPSYSPTSPSYSPTSPSYSPTSPSYSPTSPSYSPTSPSYSPTSPSYSPTSPAYSPTSPGYSPTSPSYSPTSPNYSPTSPSYNPSSAKYSPSHAYSPSSPRMMSPYSQTSPNYRYSVDSFGRSFGVVFHPDLTDLLAHLTIICTTKPVIQPYKDLAQITARHLQTTGKCLRPVVVSCDANSSTRICGRSWADI from the exons ATGGACGCGAGGTTCCCGTACTCGCCGGCTGAGGTGGCCAAGGTGCAGCTCGTGCAGTTCGGCATCCTCAGCCCGGATGAAATC AGACAAATGTCAGTGGTGGTGATAGAGCATGCAGAGACTATGGAGAGGGGGAAGGCAAAGCCTGGGGGTTTGAGTGACCCTCGTTTGGGCACTATTGACCGAAAGATCAAGTGTGATACATGTATGGCTGGGATGGCTGAGTGCCCGGGTCACTTTGGCCACCTTGAGCTTGCAAAGCCAATGTTCCACATCGGCTTCATCAAGACTGTACTCTCCATAATGCGCTGTGTGTGCTTCAACTGTTCCAAGATCCTGGCGGATGAG GACGATACCAAGTTCAAGCAGGCTCTGAAAATCAGGAACCCAAAAAATAGATTAAGAAGAATATATGATGCTTGCAAGAGCAAAAAGATTTGTGCTGGGGGTGATGAACTTGAGGTTCAAGATCAGCAGGATGCTGACGAGCCAGTGAAGAAAAGAGGTGGTTGTGGTGCTCAGCAGCCAAATATCACAGTTGATGGTATGAAGATGGTTGCTGAATTTAAAGCAACAAAGAAGAAAAGTGATGATCAAGATCAACTCCCTGAACCAGTGGAGCGAAAGCAAATTCTCTCTGCCGAGAGG GTCCTTAATGTTCTCAAGCGTATAAGTGATGAGGACTGTCTTTTGTTGGGCCTGAACCCTAAGTTTGCTCGTCCTGATTGGATGATACTGCAAGTCCTTCCAATTCCTCCACCGCCTGTCAGACCATCTGTTATGATGGATACTTCCTCCAGAAGTGAG GATGATTTGACTCATCAATTAGCGATGATAATTCGACATAATGAGAATTTGAGGAGGCAAGAGAGAAATGGAGCCCCAGCTCACATTATAACTGAGTTTGCTCAGTTGTTGCAGTTTCACATTGCAACGTACTTCGATAATGATCTTCCTGGACAACCAAGG GCCACTCAGCGTTCTGGAAGGCCTATTAAGTCAATATGCAGCAGGCTGAAAGCAAAAGAAGGCCGGATTAGAGGAAACTTAATGGGGAAGCGTGTTGATTTCTCAGCTCGTACTGTCATCACACCCGATCCGAATATCAACATTGATCAATTGGGGGTGCCATGGAGTATTGCTTTGAATCTGACATACCCAGAAACTGTCACTCCATATAACATCGAGAG GTTGAAAGAGCTAGTAGAATATGGGCCTCACCCACCCCCAGGTAAGACAGGTGCAAAGTACATCATCAGGGAAGATGGTCAGAGGCTGGATCTTCGCTATGTGAAGAAAAGTAGTGATCAGCATTTGGAGCTGGGTTACAAG GTGGAAAGACACCTCAATGATGGAGATTTTGTTCTTTTCAACCGGCAACCAAGTCTTCATAAAATGTCTATCATGGGGCATCGTATTAAAATTATGCCGTACTCAACTTTCCGCCTGAACCTGTCTGTCACATCACCATACAATGCAGATTTTGATGGGGatgaaatgaatatgcatgttccTCAGTCATTTGAGACAAGAGCTGAAGTTTTAGAGTTGATGATGGTGCCAAAATGTATTGTCTCGCCTCAAGCGAATAGACCTGTTATGGGTATTGTCCAGGACACACTTCTTGGGTGTCGAAAAATAACCAAAAGGGACACTCTTATTGAAAAG GATGTATTTATGAACATACTAATGTGGTGGGAAGATTTTGATGGGAAGGTCCCTGCACCTGCCATTTTGAGACCAAGACCGATTTGGACTGGCAAACAAGTTTTCAACTTGATTATTCCCAAGCTAATCAATTTAATAAGATTTTCAGCCTGGCATGCTGAAACAGAAAGTGGATTTATTACTCCAGGAGATACTATGGTCCGGATAGAGAAGGGAGAGCTTCTGTCTGGTACACTTTGCAAAAAAACACTTGGGACGTCAACTGGAAGTCTTATTCATGTTATTTG GGAAGAGGTAGGGCCAGATGCTGCACGGAAGTTCTTGGGTCATACACAGTGGCTGGTCAACTACTGGCTTCTGCAAAACGGTTTCAGTATTGGTATTGGAGATACAATTGCAGATGCTGCTACTATGGAGAAGATTAACGAGACAATTGGAACAGCTAAGAATGAGGTGAAGGAGCTTATTaagcaagcacaagagaagaactTGGAACCTGAGCCAGGACGCACCATGATGGAATCATTCGAAAACCGAGTAAATCAG GTTCTTAACAAGGCTCGTGATGATGCTGGGAGTAGTGCTCAGAAGAGTTTGTCTGAGAGCAACAATTTGAAAGCTATGGTCACTGCAGGCTCAAAAGGCAGTTTCATTAATATTTCGCAAATGACTGCTTGTGTCGGACAGCAGAATGTTGAGGGCAAGCGGATTCCATTTGGTTTTGTTGATCGTACATTGCCCCACTTCACGAAAGATGACTACGGCCCAGAAAGTCGTGGGTTTGTTGAGAACTCTTACCTTCGAGGTCTGACACCACAAGAATTTTTCTTCCATGCTATGGGTGGTAGAGAAGGTTTGATTGATACTGCTGTGAAAACCTCCGAGACGGGATATATTCAGCGGAGGCTCGTGAAGGCTATGGAGGACATTATGGTGAAATATGATGGTACTGTGCGAAATTCGCTGGGTGATGTTATTCAATTCTTGTATGGAGAAGATGGCATGGATGCTGTTTGGATTGAATCACAGAAATTGGACTCCCTGAAGATGAAAAAGGCTGAGTTTGATAATGTATTTCGTTATGAACTCGATGATGAGAACTGGAGGCCTACTTACATGTTGCCTGACCATGTTGATGATTTGAAGACCATTCGTGAATTCAGAAATGTGTTTGAGGCAGAGGTTCAGAAATTAGAAGCTGACAGATTACAGCTTGGGACTGAAATTACTACAACTGGCGACAATACATGGCCTATGCCTGTCAACCTGAAGCGGCTTATCTGGAATGCTCAGAAGACTTTCAAGATTGATTTAAGAAGACCTTCTGACATGCACCCGATGGAAATTGTGGAAGCAATAGATAAGCTGCAAGAAAGACTTAAGGTTGTCCCTGGTGACGATGCCATGAGCATCGAGGCTCAGAAGAACGCTACTTTGTTCTTCAATATCCTGCTTCGCAGCACATTTGCTAGCAAGAGGGTCTTGAAAGAATACAGGCTTACAAAGGAATCCTTCGAATGGGTCATTGGTGAGATTGAATCGAGATTCCTCCAGTCTTTGGTAGCTCCTGGTGAAATGATTGGATGTGTGGCTGCACAGTCCATTGGAGAACCGGCAACTCAGATGACACTGAATACTTTCCATTATGCTGGTGTTAGTGCTAAGAATGTTACCCTTGGAGTTCCCAGGTTAAGAGAGATCATTAATGTCGCCAAGAAGATAAAGACTCCATCTCTGTCTGTTTTCCTAAAGCCTGAGGTAAGCAAGAAAAAAGAATTGGCTAAGAATGTGCAGTGTGCCTTGGAGTACACTACACTGCGTAGTGTGACCCATGCCACTGAGATATGGTATGATCCTGATCCTCTAGGAACCATTATCGAAGAGGATGTGGAATTTGTCAGGTCATATTATGAAATGCCTGATGAGGATATTGACCCGGATAAGATCTCTCCTTGGCTGCTGCGTATTGAGCTGAACCGTGAGATGATGGTTGATAAGAAATTGAGCATGGCTGATATTGCAGAGAAGATCAATCATGAATTTGACGATGACTTGTCATGCATATTCAATGATGATAATGCAGATAAGCTCATCCTTCGTGTCCGCATTACAAATGACGAAGCTCCAAAAGGAGAAATACAGGATGAATCTGCTGAGGATGACGTCTTCCTCAAGAAGATTGAGGGTAATATGTTGACTGAGATGGCCCTTCGAGGCATTCCAGATATTAACAAGGTCTTCATCAAATACGGGAAGGTCaataaatttgatgaaagtgagggTTTCAAACCAGATAACGAGTGGATGCTTGATACAGAAGGTGTAAACCTCTTGGCCGTGATGTGTCATGAGGATGTTGATTCTACAAGGACAACAAGTAACCATTTGATTGAAGTGATTGAGGTTCTTGGGATTGAGGCTGTCCGCAGGTCTCTCTTGGATGAGCTGAGGGTGGTTATATCTTTTGATGGGTCTTATGTGAACTACAGGCATCTGGCCATTCTCTGTGATACGATGACATACAGAGGTCACCTGATGGCTATTACTAGGCATGGTATAAATCGTAATGACACAGGGCCCCTCATGAGatgttcttttgaagaaacagtGGATATCTTGCTTGATGCTGCTGTATATGCGGAATCTGATTACCTGAGAGGTGTGACTGAGAACATTATGCTTGGCCAGCTTGCTCCTATTGGTACAGGAGGCTGTGGATTGTATCTGAATGACCAGATGCTGCAGCAGGCCATTGAGCTTCAACTCCCAAGCTATGTTGAAGGTCTGGACTATGGCATGACACCAGCGCGTTCACCCATGTCCGCGACACCGTACCGTGATGGAGGAATGATGTCACCAATGTTGAGTCCAAATTTCAGGGCTTCCCCAATTACGGATGCTCAGTTCTCACCATATGTTGGGGGCATGGCATTCTCACCCGTCCCGTCAAACTACAGCCCATCCTCTGGAGGTGGTTACAGTCCATCTTCTCCGGTGTTCAGCCCAGGGCCAGGACATGGTTACAGTCCCACTTCTCCATCATACAGCCCTGCATCGCCCAGCTACAGCCCCACCTCTCCATCATATACGCCTGGCTCTCCTTCCTACAGCCCGACCAGTCCATCATACTCTCCGACCAGTCCATCATACTCGCCAACATCCCCGAGCTACAGCCCCACATCTCCTAGCTACAGCCCCACATCTCCGAGCTACAGCCCAACATCACCAAGCTACAGCCCCACATCTCCGAGCTATAGTCCAACATCACCGGTTTATAGTCCGACCTCGCCAGCATACAGTCCGACATCTCCTGCATACAGCCCGACGTCGCCATCTTACAGCCCAACGTCGCCATCATACAGCCCCACTTCTCCCTCGTACAGCCCAACATCGCCCTCATACAGCCCGACATCACCCTCATACAGCCCCACGTCGCCCTCATACAGCCCGACATCCCCGTCATACAGCCCTACCTCGCCCTCATACAGCCCTACATCGCCTGCATACAGCCCTACATCGCCTGGTTACAGCCCGACGTCACCGAGCTACAGCCCTACTTCACCGAACTACAGCCCCACTTCACCGAGCTACAATCCTTCTTCGGCCAAGTACAGTCCTTCACATGCTTATTCTCCAAGCAGCCCAAGGATGATGAGCCCGTACAGTCAGACTTCTCCGAACTACAGGTATTCTGTTGATAGCTTTGGCCGTTCTTTCGGTGTTGTGTTCCAT CCCGACCTCACCGACCTACTCGCCCACCTCACCATCATATGCACAACCAAGCCCGTCATACAGCCCTACAAG GACCTAGCCCAGATTACAGCCCGACATCTCCAAACTACAGGTAAATGCTTGAG GCCTGTTGTTGTAAGCTGTGATGCTAATAGCAGCACTAGAATTTGCGGCCGTAGCTGGGCTGATATTTAA